From a region of the Actinomadura luzonensis genome:
- a CDS encoding DUF742 domain-containing protein — protein sequence MSREHEWVDEEAGPVVRPYAVARGRTRPASSALDLLANVVSTGLPAPAHAELSAQHRRVLGCLSGGSRPVVELASEVGLPVGVLRVLLGDLLEYGLVSVRPQRDRASSPTESLLREVINGLRAL from the coding sequence GTGAGCCGCGAGCACGAGTGGGTCGATGAGGAGGCCGGGCCGGTCGTGCGGCCCTACGCGGTCGCGCGCGGCCGCACCAGGCCCGCGTCCTCCGCGCTGGACCTGCTGGCGAACGTCGTCTCCACGGGGCTGCCCGCCCCGGCCCACGCCGAGCTGAGCGCCCAGCACCGGCGGGTGCTCGGCTGCCTGTCCGGCGGGTCCAGGCCGGTGGTCGAGCTGGCCTCGGAGGTGGGCCTGCCGGTCGGCGTGCTGCGGGTGCTGCTCGGCGACCTGCTGGAGTACGGCCTGGTCTCGGTGCGCCCGCAGCGCGACCGGGCGTCCTCGCCCACGGAGAGCCTGCTGCGTGAGGTGATCAACGGCCTGAGGGCGCTGTAG
- a CDS encoding DUF742 domain-containing protein, whose translation MSDGPQWFDEEAGPVVRPYALIRGRTRPTGDVFDLVATVRAVGEAPAGELGPEQRLILRAARTPISVADLAVELDLPVGVVRVLLGDMRDHGLITVSSPSAGGTRTNERILKEVINGLRAL comes from the coding sequence ATGAGCGACGGCCCGCAGTGGTTCGATGAGGAGGCCGGACCGGTCGTCCGGCCCTATGCTCTCATCCGTGGTCGCACGCGTCCCACCGGTGACGTGTTCGACCTCGTCGCGACCGTGCGCGCCGTCGGCGAGGCGCCGGCCGGCGAGCTCGGTCCCGAGCAGCGACTGATCCTGCGGGCTGCCCGGACCCCGATCTCGGTGGCCGACCTGGCCGTCGAGCTCGACCTGCCCGTCGGCGTCGTCCGGGTGCTCCTGGGCGACATGCGTGACCACGGCCTCATCACCGTCTCCTCGCCCTCCGCCGGAGGGACGCGGACGAATGAGCGCATTCTCAAGGAAGTGATCAATGGACTCCGTGCTCTCTGA
- a CDS encoding GTP-binding protein, translating to MDSVLSEDPVALKILIAGGFGVGKTTLVGSISEIKPLRTEEVLSDRGVGVDDLDGVEAKTTTTVAMDFGRITIREGLVVYLFGTPGQERFWFMWDELSYGALGAVVIADTRRLTDCFPSVDYFEQRGTPFVVAVNCFDGAERHTVDDVRIALDLDDDVPVMLCDVRRRASAKEVMITLVEHSLRTLTSAN from the coding sequence ATGGACTCCGTGCTCTCTGAGGATCCCGTCGCGCTGAAGATCCTCATCGCCGGCGGTTTCGGCGTCGGCAAGACCACCCTGGTCGGGTCGATCAGCGAGATCAAACCGCTGCGCACGGAGGAGGTGCTCTCCGACCGCGGCGTCGGCGTGGACGACCTCGACGGCGTCGAGGCCAAGACCACCACGACCGTGGCGATGGACTTCGGCCGCATCACCATCCGCGAAGGGCTCGTGGTGTACCTGTTCGGCACGCCCGGGCAGGAGCGGTTCTGGTTCATGTGGGACGAGCTGTCCTACGGCGCGCTGGGCGCCGTGGTGATCGCCGACACCCGGCGGCTGACCGACTGCTTCCCGTCGGTCGACTACTTCGAGCAGCGCGGCACGCCGTTCGTGGTGGCCGTCAACTGCTTCGACGGCGCCGAGCGGCACACCGTCGACGACGTGCGCATCGCGCTCGACCTCGACGACGACGTCCCGGTGATGTTGTGCGACGTGCGCCGCCGCGCCTCGGCCAAGGAAGTGATGATCACCCTGGTCGAGCACTCGCTGCGGACGCTCACCTCGGCGAACTAG